A window from Dehalococcoidia bacterium encodes these proteins:
- a CDS encoding PKD domain-containing protein gives MAGATPPRALGATRPATPPQRSLPRQTGGLSAVIADPGDLTIGSTVSLDGSSSTGDIANFSWDFGDGTTPSGGSKTTHLYRGVDDYTIKLTVQDHQGHTDTASRNVRVIPAITELDGRPALGQITPASSFTALLALNASGPATISAKIGGTFLYSDRWDFQGGNAPALLEIPDVRVVNEDDSDLASLIDESVSNIPLANNVTLTLGYPVSGGGSESVTYTTSLLKPAGFSVPIQGAPPTPIPSPTPSPAPASPAPDAAGGVAPTPSPTHAPAGRSYAQATAAPRTATPAAPAPATPPAPAPTAPPPNIWAVTYPTYLPIVGRPANEDDVDDYYLKGDKDFHAADDPMLRRWAIKIARNGGVFPNDPQRAADNIYRYVNGVLGIGDPGELQTDLVLLGRIVNGSLVPGARRGEYICIAHAYFVSSLTRELGLPTRELTIGLARPNFQDNSGTWHVTYYQEGANQVWYAGAWHHYDTWLGTRDRTSYTDTYLQYIAWYAFSTQQSAFTDVNGNPVGLSGHDFSIGKFAGSPGAPEQWRLLDQGTRTGLTIAEPGPDAYQSAEAAPRPEPAVEAGIQNPPADGSGH, from the coding sequence CCCCGCCGCGGGCGCTGGGCGCCACGCGGCCGGCGACGCCGCCGCAGCGCTCGCTGCCGCGGCAGACGGGCGGCCTCAGCGCCGTAATCGCCGATCCCGGCGATCTGACCATCGGCAGCACGGTCAGCCTCGACGGCAGCAGCTCAACGGGCGACATCGCGAACTTCAGCTGGGACTTCGGCGACGGCACGACGCCCAGCGGCGGATCGAAGACCACCCACCTCTACCGCGGCGTCGATGACTACACGATCAAACTCACCGTGCAGGACCACCAGGGTCACACGGATACGGCATCGCGCAACGTACGGGTGATCCCCGCGATCACCGAGCTGGACGGCCGGCCCGCGCTGGGACAGATCACCCCGGCGTCCTCCTTCACCGCCCTGCTGGCGCTCAACGCCTCGGGGCCGGCCACCATCTCCGCCAAGATCGGCGGAACCTTTCTCTACAGCGACCGCTGGGATTTCCAGGGCGGCAATGCGCCCGCGCTGCTGGAGATCCCCGACGTGCGCGTGGTCAACGAAGACGACTCGGACCTCGCCTCGCTGATCGACGAGAGCGTCAGCAACATCCCGCTGGCCAACAACGTGACGCTGACGCTCGGCTATCCGGTCTCCGGCGGCGGCAGCGAGAGCGTCACGTACACGACCTCGTTGCTAAAGCCTGCCGGCTTCTCCGTGCCGATTCAGGGCGCCCCGCCCACACCGATCCCTTCGCCGACGCCGAGTCCCGCGCCGGCCTCACCCGCGCCGGACGCCGCGGGCGGTGTGGCGCCCACGCCGTCGCCCACCCACGCGCCGGCCGGACGCAGTTACGCGCAGGCGACCGCCGCGCCGCGCACGGCGACGCCCGCGGCGCCGGCCCCCGCGACGCCCCCAGCGCCGGCCCCCACGGCGCCACCACCCAACATCTGGGCCGTTACCTACCCGACGTATCTGCCGATCGTCGGCCGCCCCGCGAACGAGGACGACGTCGACGACTACTACCTCAAGGGCGACAAGGACTTCCACGCGGCCGACGATCCGATGCTGCGGCGCTGGGCGATCAAGATCGCCCGCAACGGCGGCGTCTTCCCCAACGACCCGCAGCGCGCGGCGGACAACATCTACCGGTACGTGAACGGCGTGCTCGGTATCGGCGATCCGGGCGAGTTGCAGACAGACCTGGTGCTGCTGGGCCGTATCGTCAACGGCTCGCTTGTGCCGGGCGCACGGCGCGGCGAGTACATCTGCATCGCCCACGCCTACTTCGTCTCCTCGCTCACGCGCGAGCTGGGGCTGCCGACGCGCGAGCTGACGATCGGCCTGGCACGGCCGAACTTCCAGGACAACTCGGGCACCTGGCACGTGACGTATTACCAGGAGGGTGCGAACCAGGTCTGGTATGCCGGCGCCTGGCATCACTACGACACCTGGCTGGGCACGCGCGACCGAACCTCCTACACGGATACCTACCTGCAGTACATCGCCTGGTACGCCTTCAGCACACAGCAGTCGGCCTTCACCGACGTGAACGGCAACCCCGTGGGGCTCTCGGGGCACGACTTCTCGATCGGCAAGTTCGCCGGCTCGCCGGGAGCGCCGGAGCAGTGGCGCCTTTTGGACCAGGGCACGCGCACCGGTCTCACGATCGCGGAGCCCGGCCCGGACGCCTATCAGTCCGCCGAGGCGGCGCCGCGTCCCGAGCCTGCGGTGGAGGCGGGTATCCAGAATCCACCGGCCGACGGCAGCGGGCACTAG
- a CDS encoding sortase — protein MNERHTFTRGGRGATLALGLAGALLLAGCSSGSKSKTPTATQTANPPATSGISLPGTTPAAAVSTPQPTPEVALRPPSATPTETPDDSPLARLVIPKISVNARFVTIGLIAGTNEMDSPKTKDDVGYYDFSPLPTHGGNTLVSGHVDWYTHQTGVFWDLKKLEKGDDIQLVLQDGRTLHYTVTDTELYDADKAPVDEIVGDTPVESLTMITCEGTFDQASAEYNKRRVVRAERVYS, from the coding sequence ATGAACGAACGGCACACTTTCACACGCGGCGGGCGCGGCGCAACCCTGGCGCTGGGGCTCGCGGGCGCGCTGTTGCTGGCGGGCTGCAGCAGCGGCAGCAAGTCGAAGACGCCCACGGCAACGCAGACGGCGAATCCGCCCGCAACCAGCGGCATCAGCCTGCCCGGAACGACGCCGGCCGCGGCCGTCAGCACGCCGCAGCCGACGCCTGAAGTCGCCCTGCGCCCGCCCTCGGCGACGCCGACGGAGACGCCGGACGATTCGCCGCTGGCACGGCTGGTGATCCCCAAGATCAGCGTCAATGCCCGCTTCGTCACGATCGGCCTGATCGCGGGCACAAACGAGATGGACTCGCCCAAGACCAAAGATGACGTCGGCTATTACGACTTCTCGCCGCTGCCCACCCACGGCGGCAATACCCTGGTCTCCGGCCACGTGGACTGGTACACGCACCAGACCGGCGTCTTCTGGGATCTGAAGAAGCTGGAGAAGGGCGACGACATCCAGCTCGTGCTGCAGGACGGGCGCACGCTGCACTACACCGTGACGGATACAGAATTGTACGACGCCGACAAGGCCCCGGTTGACGAAATTGTGGGCGACACTCCCGTCGAGTCGCTTACCATGATCACCTGCGAGGGCACGTTCGATCAGGCCTCCGCGGAGTACAACAAGCGGCGCGTGGTGCGGGCCGAGCGCGTCTATTCGTAG